From the genome of Penaeus chinensis breed Huanghai No. 1 chromosome 8, ASM1920278v2, whole genome shotgun sequence, one region includes:
- the LOC125027885 gene encoding melanocyte-stimulating hormone receptor-like — protein sequence MTEELRAEVNTSLSSADRAVGGLGFVGLQFGLTLLVCASSGLIVVTILRNVSLSSQYFFWYLLNFVASIFVFRLAYLALTIGLLRKFAGTGISLVSSPDVCLFYLMIGSFYRAVMHMSVLLIALERYITILKPLTHCYILTDKRIKYSIASTWFIATCYTVGMVVHRYVYDAPGVIAGCNIEIYGIWKIYVSQMTVSILVFISVLAMYMHLHVIGRKHLRIIEAERRIFSLVRYQRSLRRSKVAFMITLQIFCLEVPVYILTMMYLMKAGQLYAKYAFLLISLGQISQPAFYALFSSEFRKALKKLMKQSAVQPLGDHLHVGSGRFRRDLRGEDAPGRF from the exons ATGACGGAGGAGCTGAGAGCTGAAGTCAACACCTCCCTCAGCAGCGCGGACCGGGCTGTGGGAGGATTGGGATTTGTTGGTCTGCAGTTCGGTCTCACGTTGCTGGTTTGCGCGTCCTCGGGTCTCATTGTTGTCACCATCTTGCGTAATGTCTCGCTCAGTTCCCAGTACTTCTTCTGGTATCTCCTCAACTTTGTTGCCAGTATTTTTGTGTTTAG GCTGGCTTACCTTGCGTTGACGATTGGACTGCTGAGAAAGTTCGCTGGCACTGGGATTTCCCTCGTGTCTAGTCCTGACGTATGCCTCTTCTACCTCATGATCGGGAGCTTCTACAGGGCGGTGATGCACATGTCTGTCCTGCTGATTGCCCTGGAGCGTTACATCACTATCCTCAAGCCCCTCACGCACTGCTACATCCTCACCGATAAGAGAATCAAGTACTCCATCGCCTCTACATGGTTCATTGCTACGTGCTACACCGTGGGCATGGTCGTCCACAGGTACGTGTACGATGCCCCGGGGGTGATTGCGGGCTGCAACATAGAGATCTACGGCATATGGAAAATCTACGTTTCTCAGATGACTGTCAGCATCCTGGTCTTCATCTCAGTCCTCGCCATGTACATGCACCTCCACGTCATCGGGAGGAAACACCTGAGGATCATAGAAGCTGAGAGAAGGATATTCAGCCTCGTTCGGTACCAGCGGAGTCTCAGGCGCTCGAAGGTGGCGTTCATGATCACCCTCCAGATCTTTTGCCTCGAAGTGCCCGTGTATATCTTAACCATGATGTACTTAATGAAAGCGGGACAGCTGTATGCGAAATATGCCTTCCTGCTCATCTCTCTGGGCCAGATCTCGCAGCCCGCCTTCTACGCTCTCTTTTCCTCCGAGTTCAGGAAAGCACTCAAGAAGCTGATGAAGCAGTCAGCGGTTCAGCCGTTGGGTGATCACCTACATGTCGGCTCTGGGAGATTCCGAAGGGACCTGCGAGGGGAAGACGCTCCGGGAAGGTTTTGA
- the LOC125028105 gene encoding triosephosphate isomerase-like codes for MPGQRKFFVIGNWKMNVDKARIDNIVKFMSAASLDPNTEAVVGCPSCYLSYARQRLPDEIAVAAQNCYKVAHGNFSGEISPAMILDSGCEWVILGHPERRTIFKESDQLIAEKVAHAQQAGIKIIACLCETSEDREKGRTEDVLLGQMKSLAASISDWSGVVIAFEALWASNTGVLATAAQVQEALANIREWLRANVSEKVANSTRIIYAGSVSSSNCRELAQLEDLDGFLVGSAALRPDIVDIINARRPDVSSLIAHFDRPSGRRA; via the exons atgcCGGGCCAAAGGAAGTTCTTCGTGATCGGGAACTGGAAGATGAACGTAGACAAAGCCCGGATCGACAACATTGTCAAGTTCATGTCGGCGGCCTCGTTGGACCCGAACACAG AGGCCGTGGTTGGCTGCCCTTCCTGCTACCTGTCATACGCCCGCCAGAGACTCCCTGACGAGATCGCTGTCGCCGCACAGAACTGTTACAAG GTTGCCCACGGTAACTTCAGCGGCGAGATTTCTCCCGCCATGATCCTGGACTCCGGCTGCGAGTGGGTCATCCTGGGTCACCCTGAGCGAAGGACCATCTTCAAGGAGTCCGACCAACTCATCGCCGAGAAGGTCGCACACGCGCAGCAGGCTGGCATCAAG ATAATCGCGTGTTTGTGCGAGACGTCGGAGGATCGCGAGAAGGGTCGCACGGAGGATGTCCTGTTGGGCCAGATGAAGTCCCTCGCCGCCAGCATCAGCGACTGGTCTGGTGTGGTGATCGCCTTCGAGGCTCTGTGGGCCAGTAATACCGGCGTCCTGGCCACAGCTGCGCAGGTGCAAGAGGCCTTGGCCAACATTCGAGAGTGGCTGCGTGCCAACGTGAGCGAGAAGGTGGCCAACAGCACCAGAATCATCTACGCAGGTTCCGTTTCGTCGAGCAACTGTCGAGAGCTGGCTCAGCTGGAGGACCTGGACGGCTTCCTGGTGGGGAGCGCGGCCCTCAGACCCGACATCGTCGACATCATCAACGCTCGACGACCCGACGTGTCCAGCCTCATCGCGCACTTCGACCGACCCAGCGGCCGACGCGCCTGA